TAAGCGTTTCCTGCTCTAAAACCATAAAAAAGAACATTTAACTGGAGCATTTACTGAAACAAGCCAGAATGGGAAAAAGCAATGGATTATCTGCATGCAACACCATTGTGTCCTCCTCTCTCTTCCACTGGCCTTTCTCCAGAAGCACTAGACATGCTTTCAACACTTTAACTAAGTGCCCCTGAAAATCAGCAGTCTTTAACAACACATATATTCAGATTTAAGCCTCAGCAAATAGTTGTCTGGACTCAGTACCTTTTATCCAGAGATGTCAGCACAGTTTGCAAAATTAACTCTCTCACCACTCTTATGAAGTAGGATCTAGTCCCTCGGCACAGCCCGAATGGCATTTGGAGCTCCTGGCTCCAATGCTGTGTTCTCACCACTAACCCCAGAAGGGCTTTAGTGGGTGTGAAAATTTCTAACATCAATTATTATTAGATAGGCTTCACCTCACCACTGTCCTCCTGAACCTCAAAGCAGCTCAGTGATCTCACCAAACATGTTAGAAATTATTGCAGTGTCCAGCAAGAGTTCTCTTCTGGCTATTACCTCGCCATATTCAAGTGCGTAGGAGACAGATTCTGTGGGTCCCGGAAGCTTCCCCTTTTTTCGTATTAACACACAGCCAATCCCTAGTCTCTGTGCCAAAATTGGGCCAAAGAGGAAACCACGAGAATCCAGACCTAGAGGGAGCAGAGTTAACAGAGGGAAACTGTTCAGCTGTCACTCTCACTGCAAAGGCTCCATGTTTCAGTTATTTTCCTGTGCTCAGGGATTCTAACAGCTATTTAAACCGACTTTCAGTCCTGCCTACTTTGCACTGTTTATGAAATGTAGCCCAGGACCTAGAGTGTCCAAGTGTATCACCATGGGGTCTATGTTAGGAGCACCTTCTACTAGTTCGCGAACTGGTTCTTGTCTATACTGATAAGAAATTAAGCCTCAATATCAATTCAATTGTAGGGCCAGGAAGTCAGTATCACATCAGGATGGGTTCACGTGATCACAGACCCTAAAAACTGAACTGGACTCACTGACATTGAGTTACTCTCAAATCTCATCATTCTCCACATCCTTAAACAACATTTTAGCTGGAATAGAACAGTTATCTACATGAGGCACAGATATAGTTGGTCTGAAACCAGTCAGCCTACGACAAGCAGACAATGGAAATGCAGCTTGAGTCTTTGTTATTTATACACTAGTCCTGGCTTAAAGGCAAGTAATAAACTAAGCAAGACAAGGTAGTAATTCACTTACAACAGTGGCTAATTCACTGCTTACTGCTATTTGATCTTTTTAAATAAGAGAAATTATTGCCAAATGTTCACTGAGAGGGTGTTTACTGTGCACTCTCTGGATGGATAGAGATTAGTGTTCTGTACTGTATTTTATAGATGTTTCATTATACATTTATCAAATTACCCACCTACAATGAAGTCAATCAGAGGATAGCGTGTCTTCAAATGAGCTTCCAAAAGATCAATCACAGTTCTGAAAGCTATAGGATCCTTTATCAAAGGGGTGATATCactaaaaataaaagaagaaaatgagtTTTCCCAGAAACCCAAACCAGCATTATATAAATCAGGGCCTGCATTTACCCTCCCCATGTTCAAGAAGGTTGGTTTCTACAAGTGGATTTAAGTGATCACTGCATTTCCATGGCTTTGTAATAGCTGTAAAAGATCTCTTGAAACAATGGTTAGACTCAGAAATGATTGAAGAAATATGTATTAGCTGGACAGCTAGCAATTGCTGTGGCTACAATTCCCAAGAACTTTCCAAAGGGTTTACACTCCAGGCTGAGAATTTCCAGATGGTGAATTTTTTTGAGAACGTCTAAGCCAAAACAGTTcagatgttttgaaaataaacctgaTGGAAAAATAACATTTATAATTACAATGAAAGTCATCCTTTTTACAATAAGAGTTCTCATGCTGATGCAACCATATGAAAAAGCTGAAAGAGCCCTCATTAAGAATTACCTTTATTTGGGAATATACAAAAGGAGTTTACACAGCCCATTGAAAAAATACATATATCTGACCACTCTCAGTCACAGCTTATAaacagggccctaccaaattcatggtccattttatGGTCGCAGTATCTTAAAAACTGTACATTTCATTATGGCAGCTATTTGAATCTGAAATGTCATGGCGGTGTAATCAATTGCAGGAATCTTCACTCAAGAAGTAGAtgtgggtggtggtgctgctatCCCTacttcagccctgctgcaggtggcaatgctgccttcagagctggacagctggggagCGGTGTCTAGAAGgcaagctctgaaggcagagatgtgccaccagcaacagcacagaaacAACGATGGCACGGTATTGATTGCCACCTTCACTTCTGTGCTCTGGTCCACAGAGTTGGGCCCTCGGTCAGCAGCCACCACCCTCCAGtcgcccagttctgaaggcagtatAGAAATAAGGGTAAAATACAGCAACTCCCCCCAAAATAACCTCACAACTCTCCTGGAAACTCCTTTTCGGGTGTGGATAGCCAGGAAATCCATATCGTATAGGGAACCAGCACACCAAAGATCAGATTGCACAATCCGTGACATGTTTTTCGGGGCTGTGAATATGGTAGGACTCTACCGATGCGGCTCAGATAAGACCATGCCGGCGGAGAGGCCTCCTGATTTTGCAAAGCTACGTGCCAGTTCAGCTTTGCACCCCATGACTTAACTCCCACGTGTAACCGCTGGCAGGAGCTAACCTagctgctgagtgagtgagtggCCACAAAAGCctaggagcagagctgctgcagtgtgggggggacaagggctgtctggtgcagtgggagcagggtaAAGTCCAGCACAGGCCAAACAGGTCTATCCCagtgccagggcagcaggagattGCAGCTCTTCCTTCCACATACTGCGCAGTGTATTTCCACCCAGCTTCTCCCCCCCACAGTCCTGCCCCAGGGTCCCTCCCTCAGCACCCCAAtccacctcactcccagcccccccaccctcatccacctgctccctgccctgcccccaccccatcccatcctCCCTACACTCCTCCCTCCCTCAACTCCCTcacccgcccccctccccatgacctgcccctcccccttccctcggCTCCCTAacccgccccccagcccagcccagccccccacgcaGCCATTCCCCCTCCCCGACCTAccctctccctcagccccctaatctgccccccagcccagccccccacgcagccattcccctccccctccctcagctcccagccccgccccccattgcagcccccccccacagccattcccccatcagctcccagccccgccccccattgcagccccccccgcagccattcccccgcccccatcagctcccagccccgcccccattgcagcccccccccacagccattcccccatcagctcccagccccgccccccattgcagccccccccgcagccattcccccgccccctcacccatcagctcccagccccgccccccattgCAGCTCCCCGACCCGCGCGCGCACCGGAAGACGACGCCGGGGGCGGGGAAGCCCGGGAAGGCGCGGACCCGCTCCTCCAGCAGACGCCGCGGCACCGCCGGCTCCCCGCTCATGCTGCCACTCGGGCGGCTCCGGCCTCAGTCACTGCGCATGCGCTGCGCGCGGGGACTCCTCCCTCCAGGCTCGGGGGTAACCatctggggctggggacagggggagCGCGGAGGGAACCATCGCGGCTGGAGGCGGGGGAGCACCGAGTGCACCATTGACAagaggggggaaggggctggacgCGGTGCAAGGCGCTGCACTAGCTCACAGCTCCACATGCCGAGTGGACTTCAGGAGCAGGGTCGGACAGAGACTGGCACGAAGCTCTGCCGCTGGGCGCCGGGGAGGCTCACGAGGGCGAGGAAGCGAACGCGAGGAGCACCAGTGTGCGCAGCTGTGTCCGAGGCGTGCTTGGGAAACacggcagctgcaggtgctgcagcCACGCCgcagggttccctctgatttcTCCCTTGCATGGGCAGAATTAATTTTACGTGCACCAAGACACTGGCCgaggtgctgtgggtgctctgctaggcagctgggcggcacctgaaactcctgggtggccacccccaCGCTCATGGTACGAGGAACGCTGCTGCTCACGTTACGCAGGCGGAGCAGTTGGGAGAGAGCAGGGGCTTGTGGTACAGGGGCCTAATGACAAGATCCAGGGGTGAAGGGAAGGTGGGGGAACACCTCCTGCAAGACCCCTCTCTGGGAAAGGTTGAGGGGGCTGGTGAAGCTTGTCCTCACCTCTGGAAGCACACACTGGCGGCCATGAGAGACAGGTGGGAAGACCTATTGTGTCAGCCAGCCCCCAGGGGATGCACCCAGATCCCCCTGGGTGTACTCCAGCTGTGGGGTTCCAGACAGGGCTAAGCTCCACACCAAGCCAGGGGTTATGCAAAAGGCACTGTGCTGGGGTGGAGGTTGCAGGGAGCTCTGCTCCATGCTGCTGTTCCTCCCCCATGACAGTGGCAACCATGCCTGGCCAGGAAGTAACAAAGATGCTAGCCACAGTAACAGCTCTTCCTCCTCTACCAGGACAGCAACAAGCAGCAGGGGTCCCAGGCAGCAGCCGGCCAGGGGACAGCAAGAGGGGGCCTGCCCTGGCAGGTAGGGCTGACACCCTGAGGaactgcagctgggccagggctttGGTCGCTGCAATGCAAATCAGTTCCCCAGAGTGCATCTGATATTGGGAACTGCACCCAACTGATAGAGCCAGGCCAGCAAGAGTTAGAGGCTAATTAACTCAGCACAAGAGGCTCTGGAAGAAGGTGTAAGGGGGGGAGAAGCAGACAGGATATGTGCCAAGAAATGCATCCTCGTGTCAGGAGCGGAGAGCTCAACTCCAGTTATTGTGGGGATGTGGCTGCCTAGCCTCCAAAGATGGAGAACCCTAAACTCACATGGGACGTTTTACTAGTTCTCCATGCCCTTTGCAGGCTGGCCAGTAGGTTCGGAGCGGGTCTGTCCTGTGCAATAAaatgggagcaggctggagcagACCTGCTGTAGAAATTGGTGAGTCCACGGACTATGGGTGGTTGTCAATGAACCCATGAGTCATGTGATCTGCTGTCTACTCTGCCGTTTCCTCTGGCCAACTTGCTATCCAGGAGGTATCTCTATGGGTGTTTGCTGTGCACAGCCCTTGCTGTGCGTATGTCCCACAGGCAGTCGTCCTCTTTTACCTTGGGAGCTTACATAGCAATGAGCATCAGGGTGGGCCTAGGGAGGTAGTGCAGCCTGCCCACAAGAATGCCATCCTAATTTGTGGCTAGTGCATGGTGAACTAAGATGTGCAGAGCACAATGTGAGCCTCGCTTTGGTTTTCTTCACCCTGATCCTATGCACCTTCTCTCCCGCCATGGGTCTGCATGATGGCTCAAAGAGTCCAAAGTTCTTGGTACCAGCCGCCTGGGAGATGTGCTCTACACAGCTGTAGTTCCTGTCTATTCCATACTTGGAGAGACATGGTCCCGGGTTGGCCAAGTGACAAAGACACCTGTTTCAATGAGCACCTGGCAGTAAGGAAGCTGAAGGTCAGCGCAAGGGTTGTCCTTTCTGAGGGATTCGCAGAGAGAGACAACAGCAGGAGATGGACAGAGTGGGTTATTTT
The genomic region above belongs to Carettochelys insculpta isolate YL-2023 chromosome 14, ASM3395843v1, whole genome shotgun sequence and contains:
- the APRT gene encoding adenine phosphoribosyltransferase, which produces MSGEPAVPRRLLEERVRAFPGFPAPGVVFRDITPLIKDPIAFRTVIDLLEAHLKTRYPLIDFIVGLDSRGFLFGPILAQRLGIGCVLIRKKGKLPGPTESVSYALEYGEAELEIQSDAVEPGKKVVLVDDLLATGGTMGAACELMKKLKAEILECLVVIELKSLKGAEKLKPFPVYSVLQYD